Proteins found in one Panicum hallii strain FIL2 chromosome 4, PHallii_v3.1, whole genome shotgun sequence genomic segment:
- the LOC112889083 gene encoding protein ROS1-like isoform X2, producing MQEGPEQRVHVPHGINLCFSTSLPFQMDSSIELGTGEVTPPVTFEKLSANPQPVSDDAGAVEVTEMNGKSVQKPKRKKHRPKVIKEGQSAKLQKPKTPKPPKGKGNQPTGKRKYVRRKGLSTPTEQPPSGSADTHTRAETGVVQRCLNFDAGDQHKHLDLVPQAQATDIHTGPGDNQPSISGVERGNVQVACHWSGTSSTICSVDPMADLQELRVDSMPKRVNFDLNNSIVNQMPTNYSNLMDSSGQFFRFGVRDKVQTNQLLDSHSSLPVRCVPHLTRSLDHMQHPSANFDQYICTTQACTDKSPRNYQMLHGYRMPESMTATSQHTERVSMRGNFNPEACVGEGVVIKQMAQCYRIPESPLVPPKHSERDVTNGDLNEFSVKNDYLKFATNDNYQTGPAFGFHDAPDYSDVLAMGKKREHNAISGHQISFGIDFDNSNRARQFCSNDPHSTSSQTSYYPETRKKMRQENHRNRLNRATENFSSSSTFSDSRNTNKISSVNPGICTLADIQKLMVLEKSRASQKIIDFGASGHNMVQQQVEPAVQNIVGEEFIALPDKQFRSFSAQNIPLPGSTVSPLGESNILRNGMHQIQPWEITSMQDHCSNNFALPDKCSGYLTAGYTQLSSSVVNPSIESYIQSNAIHQHQSFENVMAKEPILLSEIHNTSSQEAHKYCIAAATDGHIRTTSDEVVRALSQPTSQSTRSGNCHLDPPRSTAEENSTEKPRKRGRPRKEAKPNGEPKEKGTKGKQNVGRAKTTSPKGACTDSLKTNGIAYASEPSTGITPRMATMESKSSDHDKHSGITTKATYGGIIPQATAPTVDPLDGIIQKIKLLSINRADEIVADIPQNALVPYEGEFGALVAFEGKAKKSRSRAKVNIDPVTTMMWNLLMGPGMGDGAEGLDKDKEKWLDEERRVFKGRVDSFIARMHLVQGDRRFSRWKGSVVDSVVGVFLTQNVSDHLSSSAFMAVAAKFPAKTEVPEKPVAEMSHTPEQKDSCSGLFGDSIKLQGKLFIEEISDIKSLVTTEDNEESNSNDLIGSSSGYGVNHAAVGCQVSYMKSHENGPSGSVLRAAGFSSVVEAEAGSLEDVISSQNSAVSSQNSPDYLFHRTDPIGSSSLQNFTEEGYIMRNMSNGIGSSTEYTALPPMQEPKGMPGSSEYDGLNLLPVSGVNKGVLLDLNRSYQPLHTSMSFVQNGESDFTGVSCFSHIDKSFCTGPDRVNPSSVTQSEASLYHLPPVSAMGNNNKTKVTDSSSHSLYSVNAPLSQERRTCPSAPSQQGDSSPIIKQNFQPLHSSEKVPFPKEHSSCGNDSVRNKTEAPFMESHVYTNLQEVYTTPTQQVQSGCSQHDNGVRVQTTAYEKHQSSILHENQNSHSEVLQGVASDSTQKFSDTQKGPSEISQDGSKAKKVRGRPKKKIYDWDSLRKEVLSNGGNKQRSHNARDTVDWEAVRQAEVREISETIRERGMNNMLAERIKEFLDRLVTDHGSIDLEWLRDVQPDKAKDYLLSIRGLGLKSVECVRLLTLHHMAFPVDTNVGRICVRLGWVPLQPLPESLQLHLLEMYPMLEHIQKYLWPRLCKLDQRTLYELHYQMITFGKVFCTKSKPNCNSCPMRAECKHFASAFASARLALPAPEEKRLATSEDPNVVEFLHQAYINSRNVGQLEWNANYPKHAVFGNHQPIIEEPPSPEPEPENAETKEGAIEGFFCEDPDEIPTINLNIEEFTQNLKNYMQANNIEIEDADMSKALVAITPEVASIPTPKLKNVSRLRTEHQVYELPDSHPLLEGFEQREPDDPCPYLLSIWTPGETAQSTDAPKTFCNSGETGRLCGSSTCFSCNSIREMQAQKVRGTLLIPCRTAMRGSFPLNGTYFQVNEVFADHYSSQNPIDVPRSWIWDLPRRTVYFGTSVPTIFRGLTTEEIQQCFWRVYR from the exons ATGCAGGAGGGGCCGGAGCAAAGGGTGCATGTACCTCATGGTATCAATCTGTGTTTCTCAACTTCTCTGCCCTTTCAGATGGATTCTTCCATTGAGCTGGGCACCGGAGAAGTTACTCCCCCTGTAACATTTGAGAAGTTATCTGCTAACCCACAACCTGTTAGTGATGATGCTGGAGCAGTTGAAGTTACTGAAATGAATGGAAAATCAGTTCAAAAACCTAAGAGGAAAAAACATAGGCCAAAGGTCATTAAAGAAGGACAGTCAGCAAAGTTGCAGAAGCCTAAAACTCCAAAGCCTCCCAAGGGAAAAGGGAATCAGCCTACTGGGAAGAGAAAGTATGTCCGGAGGAAGGGACTAAGTACACCAACCGAACAACCTCCATCAGGAAGCGCTGATACACATACTAGAGCTGAAACAGGAGTAGTTCAAAGATGCTTGAACTTTGATGCAGGAGACCAACATAAGCATTTGGATCTTGTACCACAAGCCCAAGCGACGGACATACATACTGGTCCTGGGGACAATCAACCATCAATATCTGGAGTTGAAAGAGGTAATGTCCAGGTAGCATGCCATTGGAGTGGTACCAGCAGCACTATTTGTTCAGTTGATCCAATGGCTGATTTGCAAGAATTACGGGTAGACAGCATGCCTAAAAGGGTTAATTTTGATCTGAACAATTCTATAGTAAATCAGATGCCAACCAATTATTCTAATCTAATGGATAGCTCTGGACAATTTTTTCGGTTTGGTGTAAGAGATAAAGTCCAAACAAATCAGTTACTGGATTCTCATTCTAGTCTTCCAGTTAGATGTGTCCCTCATCTCACCAGATCATTAGATCATATGCAGCACCCATCAGCCAATTTTGATCAGTACATATGCACAACTCAAGCTTGTACAGACAAATCACCTAGAAATTATCAGATGCTTCATGGTTATAGAATGCCGGAAAGTATGACTGCCACTTCTCAGCATACCGAAAGGGTCTCAATGAGGGGCAATTTCAATCCCGAAGCTTGTGTAGGAGAAGGTGTCGTAATCAAACAAATGGCCCAATGTTACAGAATCCCAGAAAGTCCACTTGTACCTCCCAAGCATAGTGAAAGAGACGTGACAAATGGAGATCTGAATGAATTTTCTGTGAAGAATGATTACTTGAAGTTTGCTACCAATGATAACTACCAAACTGGGCCAGCTTTTGGTTTTCATGATGCTCCAGACTATTCAGATGTTCTCGCAATGGGTAAAAAAAGAGAACACAATGCTATCAGTGGTCATCAGATTTCTTTTGGAATTGATTTCGACAACTCAAATAGAGCAAGGCAGTTCTGTAGTAATGACCCCCATTCCACTAGCTCTCAAACATCTTATTATCCTGAAACACGCAAAAAAATGAGACAAGAAAATCACAGGAATCGCCTCAATAGAGCCACAGAAAATTTTTCTTCCTCATCGACATTTTCAGATAGTCGGAATACAAATAAAATTTCATCTGTAAATCCTGGAATTTGTACCTTGGCTGACATACAAAAGTTGATGGTCCTTGAGAAATCACGAGCTTCCCAAAAAATTATTGACTTTGGGGCGTCAGGACACAACATGGTCCAGCAACAAGTTGAACCTGCTGTGCAAAATATCGTTGGTGAAGAGTTTATTGCTTTACCTGATAAACAGTTCAGAAGCTTCAGTGCGCAGAACATACCATTGCCTGGAAGTACAGTGAGCCCTCTGGGAGAAAGCAATATTCTGAGGAATGGAATGCATCAAATTCAGCCTTGGGAAATCACATCTATGCAGGATCACTGTAGCAACAATTTTGCTTTACCAGATAAATGCTCTGGATACTTAACAGCAGGGTACACACAATTGTCTAGCAGTGTAGTGAACCCATCCATAGAAAGCTATATTCAGAGTAATGCTATTCATCAGCATCAATCCTTTGAAAACGTCATGGCTAAGGAGCCAATCTTGTTGTCTGAAATACACAACACTTCCAGTCAAGAGGCTCATAAGTACTGCATTGCTGCTGCTACTGATGGGCACATCAGAACTACTAGTGATGAAGTTGTGAGGGCCCTTTCTCAACCTACAAGCCAGTCAACTAGAAGTGGGAACTGCCATCTGGACCCACCTAGATCGACTGCAGAAGAAAACTCCACTGAGAAGCCAAGAAAAAGGGGCCGCCCAAGGAAAGAAGCAAAGCCCAATGGGGAACCAAAGGAAAAAGGCACTAAAGGAAAACAAAATGTTGGTCGTGCAAAAACTACATCGCCAAAAGGTGCATGCACTGACTCCTTAAAAACTAATGGGATTGCATATGCTTCTGAACCTTCCACTGGAATTACTCCTAGGATGGCAACTATGGAGTCGAAAAGCTCTGACCATGATAAGCATAGTGGCATAACCACCAAGGCTACTTATGGAGGAATCATTCCTCAAGCTACAGCACCGACGGTTGATCCTTTAGATGGAATAATTCAAAAGATTAAGCTCTTAAGCATAAACAGAGCAGACGAGATTGTGGCAGACATACCCCAAAATGCTCTTGTCCCATATGAAGGTGAATTTGGTGCACTGGTTGCATTTGAGGGGAAGGCAAAGAAAAGCCGTTCTCGGGCCAAAGTGAACATTGATCCGGTCACCACTATGATGTGGAACTTATTGATGGGACCAGGTATGGGTGATGGTGCTGAAGGGTTAGACAAGGATAAAGAGAAATGGCTTGATGAAGAAAGAAGAGTGTTCAAAGGACGGGTTGATTCATTCATTGCTCGTATGCATCTAGTTCAGG GGGACAGGCGTTTCTCTCGATGGAAAGGATCAGTCGTGGACTCAGTTGTGGGTGTATTTCTTACCCAGAATGTTTCGGATCATCTTTCTAG TTCTGCTTTCATGGCAGTTGCTGCCAAATTTCCTGCAAAGACAGAAGTCCCTGAAAAACCTGTGGCTGAGATGTCTCACACACCTGAACAGAAGGATAGTTGTTCTGGACTTTTTGGTGATTCTATCAAGTTGCAGGGGAAGTTATTCATTGAAGAGATAAGTGACATTAAATCATTAGTTACTACAGAAGATAATGAAGAAAGTAATAGTAACGACTTGATTGGAAGCTCTTCTGGATATGGAGTAAACCATGCTGCTGTAGGATGCCAGGTCTCTTATATGAAGTCCCATGAAAATGGGCCATCAGGTTCTGTTCTTCGAGCAGCCGGCTTTTCAAGTGTGGTAGAAGCTGAAGCTGGGTCATTGGAGGATGTTATTTCTTCACAAAATTCTGCTGTTTCTTCCCAAAACTCCCCAGATTACCTATTTCACAGAACTGACCCAATAGGTTCTAGTTCATTGCAAAATTTCACAGAAGAGGGCTATATCATGAGAAATATGTCCAATGGGATTGGCAGCTCAACTGAGTATACAGCGCTTCCGCCAATGCAAGAGCCAAAAGGCATGCCTGGATCATCAGAGtatgatggacttaatctcctTCCAGTCTCAGGTGTGAACAAGGGTGTGTTGCTTGATCTAAACAGATCATATCAGCCATTACATACTTCTATGTCCTTTGTTCAGAATGGTGAGTCTGATTTCACAGGTGTGTCATGCTTCAGCCATATAGATAAATCATTCTGCACAGGCCCTGATAGAGTGAATCCTTCCAGTGTGACACAATCTGAGGCTAGCCTTTATCATCTTCCACCTGTTTCTGCCATGGGCAACAATAATAAAACCAAAGTAACTGATTCCTCAAGCCATTCTTTGTACAGTGTAAATGCACCACTAAGTCAAGAGAGGAGAACTTGCCCTTCTGCCCCTTCACAACAAGGCGATTCATCACCAATAATTAAACAAAATTTCCAACCGTTACATAGTTCAGAGAAAGTGCCATTTCCCAAGGAGCACTCTTCCTGTGGAAACGATTCTGTGAGGAACAAAACTGAAGCTCCTTTCATGGAATCGCATGTCTATACAAATCTTCAAGAGGTGTACACTACCCCAACACAGCAAGTTCAATCAGGATGCAGCCAACATGATAATGGTGTTAGAGTTCAGACAACAGCATATGAGAAGCATCAGTCTTcaatcttgcatgaaaaccaGAACTCTCATTCAGAGGTCTTGCAAGGAGTTGCTTCAGACTCGACACAGAAGTTCAGTGATACTCAAAAGGGGCCATCAGAAATTTCTCAAGATGGATCAAAGGCTAAGAAGGTACGGGGCCGACCTAAAAAGAAAATCTATGACTGGGACAGTTTACGAAAAGAAGTGCTTTCCAATGGTGGGAATAAACAACGAAGTCATAATGCAAGGGATACTGTTGATTGGGAGGCCGTTAGACAAGCAGAAGTGCGAGAAATATCCGAAACTATCAGAGAAAGAGGAATGAATAACATGCTTGCAGAACGGATAAAG GAATTCCTGGACCGATTGGTGACAGATCATGGAAGCATTGATCTTGAATGGCTAAGAGACGTTCAACCGGACAAAGCAAA GGACTACCTTCTAAGCATTAGAGGGCTTGGACTCAAAAGTGTTGAGTGCGTTCGTCTACTGACTCTACATCATATGGCTTTTCCA GTGGACACAAATGTTGGTCGGATATGCGTGAGGCTTGGATGGGTTCCACTTCAACCCCTGCCAGAGTCTCTTCAGTTGCACCTATTGGAAAT GTATCCCATGCTGGAGCACATACAGAAATACCTTTGGCCTCGACTATGCAAGCTAGATCAACGGACATT GTATGAGCTTCACTACCAAATGATTACTTTTGGAAAG GTTTTCTGCACAAAAAGTAAGCCGAATTGTAATTCATGTCCAATGAGAGCTGAATGTAAGCACTTTGCTAGTGCATTTGCAAG TGCTaggcttgctcttccggcacctGAAGAAAAGCGTTTGGCTACATCTGAAGATCcaaatgttgtagagtttttgCACCAAGCGTACATAAACTCAAGGAATGTAGGCCAACTTGAGTGGAATGCAAATTATCCTAAGCATGCTGTTTTTGGTAACCATCAGCCGATCATTGAGGAACCACCAAGCCCAGAACCTGAACCTGAAAATGCAGAAACAAAGGAGGGTGCAATAGAGGGTTTCTTTTGTGAAGATCCTGATGAAATTCCTACCATTAATCTTAATATTGAGGAGTTTACACAAAACTTGAAGAATTATATGCAAGCAAACAATATCGAGATTGAAGATGCTGACATGTCAAAGGCATTGGTTGCCATTACCCCTGAAGTTGCTTCCATTCCAACTCCAAAGCTCAAGAATGTTAGTCGCCTGAGGACCGAACACCAAGT TTATGAACTGCCGGATTCACATCCACTTCTGGAAGGA TTTGAACAGAGGGAACCAGATGATCCCTGCCCGTATCTTCTTTCTATATGGACCCCAG GTGAAACAGCACAATCAACCGATGCACCCAAGACATTTTGCAACTCTGGAGAGACTGGTAGATTATGTGGAAGTTCAACATGCTTTAGTTGCAACAGTATACGAGAAATGCAGGCTCAGAAAGTCAGAGGAACGCTTCTG ATACCATGCCGAACAGCAATGAGAGGAAGCTTCCCACTTAATGGGACATATTTTCAAGTTAATGAG GTATTTGCTGATCATTACTCAAGCCAAAATCCAATTGATGTTCCACGAAGTTGGATATGGGACCTCCCAAGACGAACTGTTTACTTTGGAACCTCAGTTCCTACAATATTTAGAG GTTTAACAACTGAAGAGATACAACAATGCTTTTGGAGAG TGTATAGATAG